One genomic window of Pocillopora verrucosa isolate sample1 chromosome 8, ASM3666991v2, whole genome shotgun sequence includes the following:
- the LOC131796986 gene encoding matrix-remodeling-associated protein 7: MYFFLSQNILPVVFAVLVVLITWYLWRRMVKGPGSNSGEETHTVTVKQKDDDNNEVTVEEATKFLEGAGIIKAKDIHYLSEDEKEKICRESSEPISEEPEKRKEKEMTMADASNIQTYYKSSRLGIKDIENQMTEEELDQEKEMQRKQLEEIFKLLENDKDKYGVTTMDDLQAQMKLYTR; encoded by the exons atgtatttctttttatctcagAATATTCTTCCTGTCGTATTTGCCGTGCTAGTGGTATTGATTACTTGGTACCTATGGCGAAGAATGGTTAAGGGGCCAGGGTCGAATTCTGGGGAAGAAACACACACAGTGACGGTAAAACAGAAG gatgatgataacaatgagGTGACAGTTGAGGAGGCTACAAAGTTTCTGGAAGGAGCAGGAATTATAAAGGCAAAAGATATTCATTACCTCAGTGAGGATGAAAAAGAGAAGATTTGTAGAGAGTCTAGTGAACCCATCTCAGAGGAGCcagaaaagagaaaggagaaagaaatgacaatgGCAGATGCTTCCAACATTCAGACTTACTACAAGTCAAGTCGATTGGGTATCAAAGATATTGAAAACCAAATGACTGAAGAGGAATTGGATCAAGAAAAAGA GATGCAGAGGAAACAGCTGGAAGAGATTTTCAAGCTGCTAGAAAATGATAAGGACAAGTATGGTGTAACAACAATGGATGATCTACAAGCACAGATGAAGTTATACACGAGATAG